The DNA segment TTCACGGTGTATGGAGCACGTGGAAGAATGTAGATCACAGGATATAGTGGAGCGGTCAGCGGCGTTGGATGACGCTTAAATGAAATGATTCCATGTTTATTTGGGGTTGAGTGAGGGGTTATCCATCTAAATTTCGACTTAACCTTTAAATCATCGTTTTATCAAGTAGAAAAGAGGCGTAAAAGGTTTGGCCTTCATAGGTCCATGGGAGATAGCTCTAATAGCGGGCGTTATAATCTTATTGTTCGGCGCGAAGAGAATACCGCAGTTGGCGAGGTCGATAGGAGAAGCCGTTAAGCAGTATCGTAGGGCCGTTGAAGGGGAGGAGCCCCCTGAAAACCAAAACGAATTGAATACCTTAATTAGAACAGCGAAGAAGCTTGGAATAAACACGGTAGGAAAGACGCCTCAAGAAATTTCAGATGAAATTTTGAGAAAGCTGAGAAAAACCTAGATCCACTATCGACTTTATGCTTCGATTAAACATCCAAGAGTTCTAAGGGGAAATATCGACGGAAAATATGTCAGACCTTGATTCTTCGATTATTAACCGCTGAGCCTTACATGTCTTAACTATGACGTCCCTGTTCCTGCGTAAGGCTTCGATAAAGTTTCTGGGACTTCTCACAACGACCTTCGATAATTCATTCTTCAAT comes from the Candidatus Bathyarchaeia archaeon genome and includes:
- a CDS encoding twin-arginine translocase TatA/TatE family subunit; this encodes MAFIGPWEIALIAGVIILLFGAKRIPQLARSIGEAVKQYRRAVEGEEPPENQNELNTLIRTAKKLGINTVGKTPQEISDEILRKLRKT